Sequence from the Methanosarcina siciliae T4/M genome:
TCAAGTTCAACTTCCTTATCCTTGATCCTCCTTTCAAGTTCCCACATATCTGCATTCATAATAATTTCCATATCGAAATCGACTTTTTCCTGCAATTCTTTGATGCGTGGATCATCCGGATAAGTTTTGTTGTCATCTCCAAGAAGAAGAACCATAGGTTTCATCTCCATATCGAGGCAGAATTCGGCAAGACCAATGACAAGGTCTGGATTTCCGTATATAGCAACCTTCTTGTCTGCGAAAAACATGTGAGTAAGGTCAGTAATTGCATCGATTGCAATTCCTCTTTCGCGAACAAGTGATTCCGGAATTGGTTTTCCTGTCATTTTCTTCAAATTTTGCAGGAAAGTATCAGTATTACGGATTCCTATCGGAGTTGGTCCTATGATTGCAGGAACATCAAATTCGCTTTCAAGATATTTGGCGGCTTTTGCACCTTCATATCTGTTCAGTGCAATTGTTCCTGTTGCATTTGCAGTTCCGGTCAGATCTTCTATCGTTGTACTGCCATGGGCAACTCCACTTTTATCCGGCATCAAAGGAGAATCAAAGCTTTCGATTTCGAAAAGGACTGTTGCATCGATGTCCATTACTGACAAAAGATGCTTGAGTGCAGTAACATCTCCAGGATTGACCCATCCGGTGATCAGGTTGATTTTTCCATTAGGTTTATCTTTTTTGGCAAATTCCATTACTATATCATGGACCGCCACATCATAGCCAGTTACCATACTTCCTTTAAAACTTGGAGTATGGATAGGAATAAGGTGTACCTCCCGATCTGCATATTTCTCTGTCAGAAGCTTTTTGTTTAGTTTCCGAATAAGACCGTCAATATCATCTCCAATAACTTCAGTCGAGCACGTCGTGATGATTGGTATAACCTTCACATGTGGGTACCTCATCAAGAGCACATCGACAGCCTCTTCAACTCTATTGAGAGCTCCAAATACTGCACCGTCCTCATGTAGAGATGAGGATGCGATCTCGAAGCTATCCTTGAAATGCTGTGCGAGTAACATACGTACGAACATTACGCATCCCTGCCCTCCATGAACAATTGCTATACAGTCCTTTATTCCTATACTGGCATACTGTGCTCCGCAAGGCTGGCATGTGAATATAGGGTTGATAATTCCCGGACGTTCTCGTTCTTTTAGTTCACAAGACATAATATTTCCTTTTCCTCAATAGAGCGGGTTAGTGAGTTCTTGATTAAGTGACCCGTTAATAGTTAAGTAGTCGATACGGTCTTTTAGCCCCTGCATAAGCAGCTTGATGTCTTTTTTTTCCATCGTGCCCAGCCAGGGGTACCTCTTTTTGAAACCATTAGCCAGATACACAGCATCTACCCAATAGCATCTATCTGAAGGCGTGCTGAGATCAACAGGTTCGTCACACAGTAATTGCATGGTTTTCGTAAGGATCCCTTCATTTTGTCTCTCTCTGTCCCAGGAACGTGAATGAAACTGCCAAAGGCACCATTTCATAATAAAATCTACAAGCTGCTCTATTCTATCTTCCATAACGTCGTCCATTTATGACCTCCCCTTCTTTCCATTATGCCGTACCAAGCTGTTGTGATTCAAGCTTTGGATACGTTTTTCCACGTAATCTTGTAACAATATCCCAGTCGCCAGTATACGGCCTCTCCTCAGACGGAGTTGTTCCGTCATCAACAATATTTACATCGGAAATCATTTGTCTGGTCAAGAATCCTTTATCAGTGGGAATCTCATCCTTACTTATGTCCATGCCAGAAAGCTGGTGAATTGGCGAATATATTGCATTGTAAAGATCCCTGGCAAGCCTGACCCATCCTTCATACCCTTTATATGGGCCATTGTGATATCCGTGAATATTGAGATATTGGATTCTCATCTTTTTGGAGACCTCTCCCGGACGGACACCTGTAAGGACACAATCGGGTTGTAACATCTCCATAGCTTCCAGCCCTTCAAGTTCATTAGGATCGTCAATTGCAAGTGCCCCTTCACTGCACCGAGCAACACCTTTTTCAAAGTCTCCCTGATGGCCGAATTTTGAATACACTGAGACAACCTTAACTCCCATTTCCTCTTCAATTACATGTGCCCAATGCCAGAGTTTAGAACCACCAGGCCAGAGACAGATCTTTTTTCCTCTCAAGCGTTTTGCATACCAGTCAAGCTCTGGTTTCCATCTGGCGGTTTCTTCATCAATAATCGCCTGTGCTTCCTTTTCAAGCCCAAAAAACATGGCTACTTTCATAAGTGATGCCGATAGCGGTTCAAAACCATATCCATCGATATCAAGGCGTGGAGTCCCATATCTTTTTCTGAGCTCGTTACAGATGTACTCAGCAGAACGCGCACATTCAAGCACATTGAGGTGGGCCAGATGCATACCCCTCAGATCGTCGTAGGATCCGTTCCCGGTAAAGGTGGAAAGAACCTGAATGCCCATTCTCTGGAAATAATCCACCATGATTTCCGCATCCCCCTGGATATTATAGTCACCAACATAATTGATAACATATTTACTTTTTATTTCAGGTTCATATGTTCCAACTTTTTGATCTATCCAGGCAATATTGATTTTGTGATGCCCTCCAGATTGGCTGGGTCCCCCGAAACCTGGAGCATTGCAGACAAAAATGTCTACATCTGGCATTTCGGCCATCACTTTTTTAGCAACTGCAGCGATATCATCTCCAATAAGTGCCGAAGCGCAAGTTTGGTAGATAGTCATTCTTTTGATGTGGGGAAAAGCCTTGAAACAATCAATAATATTCTGTTTAAGCATTTTTTCAGCGCCGAATACGACGTGTTTTTCCTTCATATCAGTTGCAAAGGTATATTTAAGCTGAAAATTGTCGTTATCGCTGATGTAACGCTTAGTATGCCAGGTATCGTAGGTGCATCCAACCGGACCATGGCTTACATGAATGACATCCTTCATGGGTGCGCCTATAACATGTTTTGCACCACAGTAAGCGCATCCTCTTTCTGAAATCGTCCCAGGAATTGTGTTGAGATATCCAAGGGGAAGACAGGACGTCAAATCTTCACCCGGACCTTTTATAACAGCATGCATCGCCCTTTCGGGAATACATTCGCTACATTCAAAAGTATGATATGGCATCGGTTTGTTTCTCCTTATTTTTTCTTCTTATTTTTATAGAAGGGCACTATCTCCCTGGTCGTCTGTCCTCACTCGAATGGCATTATCCACCGGACAGATGAAAACTCTCCCGTCGCCAATCTGAGCTGTTTGATTGACTTTAATTATTGTGTCAACAGCAGTATCGACATCTTCGTCACTAACGATTAAGTACAGCAGACGTTTGGGAATGAATTCCATATATTTCATTCCAGCCAACAAGCCCTGATCCAAAAGACCGGGACGAATATCAATGTTGAGCTCTTCTGCAATACCTCGTTGCTTGCCTCGTCCAAATACCGGGACTACAGTTACACTCGGGATTCCAAGTTCCACAAGAGCTTCCTTTGTAGGTTCAACTTTTTTTGGACGAATTATTGCAATTATTTCTTTCAAAGCGGCACCTCTTTCAAAGCCCTGAAACTCCAGTACGTATCGTGTACGCGTCGTCAACAGGAGTTATAAAAATTTTACCATCCCCATAATTACCTGTGTACGCTTTGTATTTAATAAGTTTAGCAACTTCTTCAACAGACTTATCTTCAACGACTAGCATTATCACTGTTTTAGGAAGTTCATCATAATGTATTATTCCTACTGTAATTCCTTTTTGTTTCCCACGACCAAATACATCTATTTTTGTCAGTGAGAAAAAACCAGCCCCTTCAAGTCCGTCGATAACATCATCAGCGGCTTCAGGACGTATTATAGCTTTGATCATTTTCACATTAATCCTCCTTTTTCCATCATGCTTCCAATATGGAATTTCATCCTACGGCAAAGCCTTGTATGCAGGCAATGAGGCATGCATACAGAGTGGAATTTTGCACTTCAACATCCGATGTGCATAATTAACTTCTCTTTATTTTTCATAACCTCCTTTGTAGCTATTAACAGAGATATGTTTAATAAAACATAACAAATGTTATATTAAAGGAAAACAGATACCTATTTCCTATCCAATAATATAAATAGATTACTATTGACAAAAGAAAATTTAATCATTATTTGTCGACGAAAGCTCCCCGGAACAAAATATGGTTATGTAAAACTACACATAACGAATAATGACCACGAATTAAAAGTTCAGAGTCGGAGATAGCCAAAATGCTTCAAAAACATTCTAAATATGCATTTGGGCCGTTATTGAGGAGAGTCCCCATTACTTCAAAAAGTTTCATAATACAAAAAATGTACTTTTAAATAAAATCAATCAGTTGCTTCGCTATTTTGAGCAGGGATTCCAATCACTATTTAAATATGATTAAGTGTTATGGACTAAGTTTTTGAGTTTACATGTCCCCTCCAAATATACCAACTAATTTTCTTAAATAAGTACTCGTTTAATACTTTTTATGCGAAAAACTTAAGACGCATTCGTTTTTCATGTTAGTTTGTTATGTTCAGTCAAGCATAACCTGGTGAGGTACTTAGTTTCACGAGATAAAAAACCAAAATCCATTGAAATAAAATAGTTATGTTTACTTAAACATAACAATATGCAATTCACACCCTTTTGTACTGAAAGCTATGCACACTCACGATTTTGGAATTAAGTTTTTGTGTAAAAAGCATACTGTACTATGTTTTTCTTATTACATAATGATGCCGTATGCAATCGATAATTGACCCCTATCTTGTAAGTTTTATATTATACACAAACATAATTCAAACTCTTTCTTTTGGAATAAAATAATTATCGAGAAATTATACATAAATGGATACTGATATCTTTTTATAGTAACCGTTTTTCGAACTATACATATCTCTAATTTTTGTTTTTATCCCGTTTTCAAGTACCGGTGATAGATAATTATTTATAGTATTATATAGGAAATAGGTTACTGTTTTCCTAAAACTTAAATCAACGTTATGTTTGAATAAACATAATACAGATTAAATAATCAAAGGAGGCAGAAAATGGAGTAGGCAATTAGGGGAAATCTTGTTACTTTGGTTAGAAAATTGATTGATTTTTCAGAGTATGTTACTCAAGGAAATGAATTGTGATTTTTTAGATGATGTTTTTTAAAGTGTTGGAGGAGTAAAAATGACCAGAAAGATTGCTTTTTACGGGAAAGGTGGTATTGGAAAATCCACCACTCAACAAAATACTGCTGCAGCTATGGCATATTATCATGGAAAAAATGTTTTCATCCACGGGTGTGATCCCAAAGCAGACTGTACTCGTCTGGCACTCGGGGGTGTGCCTCAGACCACAATAATGGATACGCTCAGAGAGCTGGGTGAGGAGGCCGTAACAGTTGATAATGTAGTTAACACCGGTTTCAAAGGAATCAGATGTGTTGAATCCGGGGGTCCGGAACCGGGTGTTGGGTGTGCTGGCAGGGGTGTAATCACCGCTATTAACCTTATGGAGGAGCTGGGAGCCTATTCCGATGACCTGGATTTTGTTCACTTTGACGTGCTTGGCGACGTTGTCTGCGGCGGATTTGCAATGCCAATTAGGGAGGGTAAAGCTCAGGAGGTATACATAGTCGCTTCGGGAGAAATGATGGCGACTTATGCAGCAAATAACATCTGTAAGGGTCTGCTGAAGTATGCAGAACAGAGTGGGGTGAGATTGGGCGGAATCATTTGTAACAGCCGTAAGGTCGATAATGAGCTGGAAATGATGGAGGAGTTTGTTTCCGCGCTAGGAACACAGCTGATACACTTTGTGCCACGAGATAACATTGTTCAAAAGGCGGAGTTTAATAAAAAGACAGTTGTGGAGTTCGACCCGGAATGCAACCAGGCAAAAGAATACGGAAAACTCGCCAAGAAAATTCTTGAGAATGATATGTTCGTGATCCCCAAACCGTTAAGTATGGATCAACTGGAAAAAATGGTGGCAAGATACGGTCTTATGGATTAACCTGGGGGTGAGTTGGCAAATGAAGATGATTCGTGCTATATTAAGACCTGAGTGGACGGAAGAAGTAACCGATGGACTTTCAGAAGCTGGATATTATTCTCTTACAAAAATAAACGTTTTCGGTAGAGGAAAACAAAAAGGGATTACTGTTGGTGATATGCACTACGACGAACTTTCAAAAACCATGATCATGATGGCTGTGGAAGATGAAGCGGTTGAAGAAGTAATAAAAATCATTTCTGGTAAAGCATATACAGGCAGTATGGGAGATGGAAAAATCTTCGTGAGCCCGATCGATGACGCATACACGATTAGCTCGGGTGCAAAAGGATTATGAAAATAATTCTAAAAGCAGGAAATTTTGAAAACCGGGAGGTTTCCATATGAAAGAAGTTACTGCAGTTGTCAGACCCAATAAAATGTCTACCACAAAAGATGCACTGGATAAAATCGGCTTTCCTGCTATGACAGCAATTCCGGTATTAGGGAAAGGCAAGCAAAGAGGCATCTCCGGGGAACTTAACTTTTACATACAACCTAAGCTGCTTGCAAAAAGGTACAGTACAGGTATGAAATACATACCCAAAAGGCTTCTGAGCATAGTCGTAAATGACGAAGATGTGGATCTGGTGGTAAAAACCATTATCGAAGTCAATCAAACTGCCCAGATAGGGGATGGAAGGATTTTCGTTGAGCCGATTGATGATGTCATCAGGATCAGGACTGGCGAAAAAGGAGAACTATCTTTGAAATAAACAGACAAGGGAGTATAAGATGCCGTTAAAACTATTCTGTTGCGATGAATGCATACCTGAGCGAAAAAACCATGTTTACATCAAGGAAGAAGGGGAAGACACAACTGATTTTCTCCCACTGTCAAATATTGATACAATAGCAGGATCGTTGTCGGAAAGAGGTTGCAGCTATTGCGGAGCTAAACTCGTTATTGGCGGAGTAATTAAAGACTGTATTCAAATGATACACGGGCCTGTAGGGTGTGCGTATGATACCTGGCACACGAAGCGGTATCCCAGTGACAATGACAACTTTCAATTAAAATACATCTGGTCTTCGGATACGAAAGAAAAGCATATTGTGTTCGGCGCTGAAAAGCAGCTGAAAAAAGCAATAATGGAAGCTTTCCAGGAATTTCCGGAAATTAAGAGAATGTTTGTCTATACAACCTGCACAACCGCACTCATAGGAGATAATCCTAAAGCTGTATGCCGTGAAGTTCAGGAAGAGCTTGAAGATGTCGATATATTCGTTGTCGAATGTCCGGGCTTTGCCGGGGTCAGCCAGTCGAAAGGACACCATGAGCTAAATATTGGCTGGATGAGGGATAAAATAGGCACGCTTGAACCTGAAATCACAAGCGAATACACGATTAATGTCATTGGCGACTACAATATTCAGGGAGATACTTACGTCCTGCAAAAATATCTTGACAAAATGGGTATCCAGGTTATCGCACACTTCACCGGGAATGTAACCTATGACCAGCTGCGCTGCATGCATAGAGCAAAGCTGAATGTTGTCAACTGTGCTCGTTCTGCCGGATATATAGCTAACGAACTTAAGAGAGTATATGACATCCCTAGAATGGATGTTGATACCTGGGGTTTTGAATACGTCAAAGTAGCCTTGAGAAAGATCGGGGCTTTCTTTGGACTGGAAGATAAGGCTGAAGAGGTAATTGCAGAAGAAGTTGCAAAATACGAAGGAAAGCTTGACTGGTATAAGGAACGGCTCAAAGGAAAGCAGATATGTATCTGGACCGGTGGTCCAAGACTCTGGCACTGGACAAAGGCTCTTGAAGATGATCTGGGTATGGAAGTTGTTGCCATGTCCTCCAAATTTGGGCATCAGGAGGACTTTGAAAAAGTTATTGCCAGAGGCAGGATAGGGACCATCTATATCGATGATGGGAACGAGCTTGAATTCTTCGAGGTGCTAGATAATATCCATGCCGATCTGATTTTTACCGGGCCGAGGGTTGGAGACCTCGTCAAAAAACTGCATATTCCATACATTAACGGACATGCGTATCACAATGGTCCTTACATGGGTTTTGAAGGAGCAGTAAACATGGCGAGAGACATGTATAACGCGATATATTCCCCGATGTGGAAGTTAGCCGGAAAAGATCCCAGAGAGACAGATTCCCCTATGTGGAGCTTAACTGAAAAAGATTCTGGTGTGGTGCAGGAGTCATGAATGAAAAAATAGAGGAAATTACGGCTCTTATCCAGGAACGGTGTTTGTGGCAGTTCTTTTCAAGAAGCTGGGACCGGGAGGAAAACATTGAAGGTATTATGACAATGACCGGCAAAATCCTCAACGGCGAAAAAATAAATCTTGTAACTCCTGCAGATAAAGCATTTTATTCCGATGCAAAAAATCTGGCTGCAGATATACAAAATAAGATGCCCTGGATCTCCGAACTCGACAAATCAGGAATACTGGAGTTAGTTGAAGGCGTCAAAAAAAGACTGCTCCATATTACTGTAAAAAAGTCCCGGAACTGCGAACTGAACTTGCCAAATTATTAACTGAATAAAAATACCAGCTGAATCAAAAGGGGGTTAAAGTGTGTCATGTGAATTGATGTTGAAGGAAAGAACAGGAATAATTAACCCTATGTACACCTGTCAGCCGGCAGGTGCCCAGTATGCGGGAATTGGCGTAAAAGATTGCATCCCGCTTGTACACGGCGGTCAGGGCTGCAGCATGTTTGTCCGACTGCTGTTCGCTCAACACTTTAAAGAAAATTTTGATATTGCTTCCTCTTCTCTGCATGAAAGTGCTGCCGTTTTCGGGGGTGCAATAAGGGTAGAAGAAGCCGTTGAAACGCTTATTGCCAGGTATCCTCACCTGAGGATTATACCTATCATAACGACGTGTTCGACTGAAACGATCGGGGACGATATTGAAGGTATAATCCGGAAAGTAAATCAGAAAGTCAAGGAAAATCATCCTGACAGAGATGTAAAGCTCATTGCCATTCACACCCCAAGCTACAGCGGCAGCATGGTGACGGGATATGATAATGCAATCAGCGCTATGGTAAAAGCTCTTGCAAAAAAAGGTGAACCTTCCGAAAAGCTGAACATATTCACCGGCTGGGTCAATCCGGGGGATGTTTCCGAAATTAAACACATTCTATCTGAGATGCAGGTTGATGGAAACATACTCCTGGATACCGAGACCTTTGATTCTCCTATTATGCCGGATAAATCGGCATTCGCATATGGAAACACGACCATTGAGGACATAGCCGATTCTGCGAACGCTCTCGGATCGATTGCATTAAGCCGATATGAAGGAGCAAATGCTGCAGCATTTTTAAAAGAGAAGTTCGATGTGCCTTCAATTGTTACGCCAACGCCCATAGGCATAAACAATACCGATATCTTCCTTAAAAATATTAGCGAACTTACCGGTAAACCCATACCCGAATCACTGGTTATCGAACGCGGCAAAGCGATAGATGCAATTGTAGACCTGGCACACATGTTTTTTGCGAATAAAAAAGTAGCCATTTTCGGCAATCCTGACCTTGTGTTCGGTCTTGCACAGTTCTGCCTGGAATGCGAGCTTGAGCCGGTACTCTTAATGTTAGGCGACGATAACACCTCGTATAAAAAAGACCCGAGGCTCAAGGAACTTGAGGAAAAGGCAAATTGTGATATTCAGGTCATCTGGAACTCTGATTTATGGGAACTGGAAAGCCGTATCAAAAACAAAACAATAGACATTGATTTGATTCTGGGGCACTCAAAAGGCAGGTACATCGCAATAGATAATGATATCCCAATGGTCAGGGTAGGCTTCCCGACATTTGACAGGGCAGGGCTTTGGAAATATCCGGTAATCGGATACAAAGGAGCTGAGTGGCTGGCTGAGAACATTGCAAATACAATTTTTGCGTCCATGGAAAACAAGCATGACAGAGAATGGATTATCAATGTCTGGTAACCGAAAGGAGGCAAAAAATGGAGAATTATCTGGTGGTAGCAGCATTTGTTATAGCGGAATTGCGTGGGTATCCTGTTTAATGGCTTAAATTATAGCCAAAAACTCTTAACAATTTTTATTTTTTTTGGTTGTACTCAATTGTGTGAAAGGAATGAGGAGAATATGGCTGGAATTGCTAACGAAAGTATAGTGTTTTTTGGAAATTTAAGCGAGCTTTATCAACTGGCGAAAGAAGGGAAAATCGATACGAAATTACAGGGCAGCCATACCCGACCCTGTAAATTCTGGACCGCAATGAAAATACTGAGTGGGATTAAAAATGCTGTCGTGATTGCTCACGGCCCCAGCGGCTGCGCATTCGGAGTAAAACAGACCTATAAGTTAACAAATTGCAGAAACAGCGGTTCGCCGTATGAATCCGTCATTACCACAAATATTAACGAAAAAGCCGTTGTGTACGGAGGTGAACGGGAACTTAAGGGCTCCATACTGGAGGTCGATAGCAAGTATAAACCGGACATCATTTTTGTAGCGACAAGCTGCGCTACCGGAATAATCGGAGACTACGTGGATGCGATAGTGAATAGAGTCCGGCCCAAAATTAACGCCAAAATCATGGCCGTTCACTGTGAAGGCTTTGCCGGAGAGTACAGGAGCGGGTTCGACCTCGTTTTCAGGCAGATCGTTCAGCTTATGGATAAACCTGATTCGGAGAGCAGAGCAGCTCTTGCCAGTTCGGTCAATATCGTCGGGGGGAAAATGGGTCCCGAGAGGACGGAAATTGATACCGATGTTAAAGAATTACGGCGCTTAATTGAAGGCATGGGTGCAAACGTAAATGCAATTATTGCAGGCAACTGCTCGCTGGAGGAGATACGGCGGGCTCCCGGCGTGGCCGTAAACTGTACTTTATGCCTGGATCTCGGGTATGCGATAGGGAGAGAAATGCTTGATCAATTTGACACCCCTCTGAATTCGACGATTCTTCCTTATGGTATCAGTGCAACGGAAAGATGGCTGAGTGAAGCGGCTAAGTATTTACACATGGAAGCCGAGGCTGAAACCCTGATCAAAAGAGAATATGAAGCAATACGTGTCGAGTTTGAAGAGGCAAAAAAACATCTTGCCGGCAAGCTGGCAATTGTTGAAGGGCATGACGCGATAAAGGCTCTGTCAATTGCCCATATGCTCGAACGTGATTTCGATATGCGTGTGGTCATATACAATTTCCACCCCTGGAGCACGGAAGCAAGGGAAACAAGTATTGATTACCTTCTTGAGACCGGACTTGACCCTGAAATACTGATAACAAAGGGTACGCTTGCTTTTGGAAAATATGAGGCAATGCTTCAAACTGAAAATGAACTGCTTGAATATCTGGGAGACATGAGTCCGGAAAGAACCGTATACTTCGGGTCATCAATGAGTTTCCCGAATATTCCGGTAGTCGACTTAAACGCCATATTGAACCGTCCGAGATTCGGTTACATGGGGGCTTTAAAGGTGGCAAAATGTATCTGCACCGCTCTTGAATATTCCTTCAGACCGCGCAGCTGGGTAATGAAGAAAATGGTGTTCCCTGAAAATTCCGGTCTGTGTTCGGCTCAGTCGCTTACCCCCAAGCTGGCTCAGGAATTGCCGGATTGCACAATCTATGCAGGGAAGGGGAGGGGCAAATGTATGATGAGCTAAAATTCGAGAATTGCAACCATAGCAAGGACCCGATGGTCGGATGCGCTCTTGAAGGTGCTGCCGGCATACTGGCCGGTATGAAGGATATCAGCATTGTCATACATTCTCCTCAAGGTTGTTCTTCAACGGTTGCAGTGGCTTACGATACCCACGAAATTGACTTTACAAAGCGAAAGGTCGCATGTACCCGGCTTTTTGAAACGGATATAGTTATGGGCGCTTCGGATAAGCTGAAGGAATTGATCAGGGAAGTTGATTCGAAATTTAAAACCCGGGCTATTTTCGTAATTGGCACATGTGCAGCTGATATTATCGGTGAGGATCTTGAGGGCTTATGCAGGAATCTCCAGCCGCAGATCAATGCGAAGCTTGTCCCCCTGATGGCAGGGGGGTTTCGAGGGGACAGCTATGCCGGTATTGACCTGGGACTGAACGCATTATTCCCGTTCATTAAAAAACAGAAGGAAAAAATTCCAAACACTGTGAACTTGATAGTCCCTCAGGCAAACCTGAATCCTACCTGGTGGGCGGATTTGAAATGGGTACGTGAGGTCCTTGACAAAGTCGGAATTAAAGTCCAGGCTGTGCTTCCTCATGAGACTTCACTGGAGGAACTGGAGAATGCGGGAATGGCATCGGCAAATATACTTCTCAGTCATGATGCAGGGTATAAATTCGGATTAAAAATGCAGGAAGTTCATGATATACCACTTATATTATCTGACATTCCACTCCCCGTCGGGCTGAAAAATACGGCAATATGGCTTCGTGCGGTGGGAAAGTATTTCGGTGTTGAAGAACAGGTCGAGACGATAATCAGAGATGGAGAATATATGACTATCGATGCGCTGAGACGCAGGGGACTGATGATGATTCAAAGGTACCGAAACTGCAGAGTAGCCGTTTCAGCCGATGCAACCCTGGGAATAGGTTTGATCAGGATGCTGTTCGAAGAGCTGGAAATGATCCCGGAACTGTTGCTTTTCAGGTCTTCTATGCCTGACTCCCAGTTGTTGCTGGAAAATGAACTTAAAGATATGGGGATTTCTCCCAGGGTTGTTTTTTCCGCAGATGGGTACCAGGTAAAACAATCTTTAATGGACAGCAACGTTGATGCCGTATTTGGTTCTTCCTGGGAATATTACATGGCTGAAGAACTGGGAATAAAGTTTGCATTTGACGTTTTTAACCCTACAAACAGAGTAAATTATCTGAATAAGGCCTATTTCGGATACGAAGGTATGCTGAACTTTTTAGAAAATGTTGCGAACGATTGGGAAAGAGCGCTGCGTTCAAAGCAGATTAACTGGGAAGAATATTTGTAACTAAGAGGAATTGAGGTGATAATGGTGGATTGGGCATGCACAGCCCTAAAAAAGAGTGTACGGATGCATGGAACCTTACTGGCAAATACCACAGGTTTTACGGAGGAAGATGCGGGGTTATTGAACAAAGAGGATGTACTCACCGAAGGTTATTCAGGGGAACTTGCAGACAATACGTTTGTGCAGGATAAGCAAAAAAAGCTTCAAGAATACGGGATTGATTGCGTTGAATATTGTTATACTATAGAGTGTGGATTAAAGTATTTGCAGATGGTGGGGAAGCAGAGAAACAGGTATAAAATCTAACCGAGTTATACGGCAAACCGAATTATACGGCATTATTTCCGAATGCCGATAGTTTTTCTCGATTCCGGAATTTAATAAACCGTCAACCATTATTTTCCTTTTGATGCAAAATTTTTTGGAAGCATTTTACTTCTGATAGCCGGGGATATAGCCGTAAGCATCTTTACAATGGATATTTCCTGGAAATTAGTGCTGAATCCTAAGAATAAAATGAGGTATCTGAATGAACAAAAAAATAATAACTGTTCTCTTCATCGCAATCTTATCGGTATTATTTTTCACTGGCTGTATAGAAGAAAAAATCAGCTTGCAGGGGCATGGTAGCACAAAAGGCATATCCGCTTCAAACGATGAAAACGCAGGGAATAGGACTGTTACTGATTCGTTAGGTCGCCAAGTTCAGGTT
This genomic interval carries:
- a CDS encoding nitrogenase component 1 yields the protein MYDELKFENCNHSKDPMVGCALEGAAGILAGMKDISIVIHSPQGCSSTVAVAYDTHEIDFTKRKVACTRLFETDIVMGASDKLKELIREVDSKFKTRAIFVIGTCAADIIGEDLEGLCRNLQPQINAKLVPLMAGGFRGDSYAGIDLGLNALFPFIKKQKEKIPNTVNLIVPQANLNPTWWADLKWVREVLDKVGIKVQAVLPHETSLEELENAGMASANILLSHDAGYKFGLKMQEVHDIPLILSDIPLPVGLKNTAIWLRAVGKYFGVEEQVETIIRDGEYMTIDALRRRGLMMIQRYRNCRVAVSADATLGIGLIRMLFEELEMIPELLLFRSSMPDSQLLLENELKDMGISPRVVFSADGYQVKQSLMDSNVDAVFGSSWEYYMAEELGIKFAFDVFNPTNRVNYLNKAYFGYEGMLNFLENVANDWERALRSKQINWEEYL
- the vnfK gene encoding V-containing nitrogenase subunit beta, which gives rise to MSCELMLKERTGIINPMYTCQPAGAQYAGIGVKDCIPLVHGGQGCSMFVRLLFAQHFKENFDIASSSLHESAAVFGGAIRVEEAVETLIARYPHLRIIPIITTCSTETIGDDIEGIIRKVNQKVKENHPDRDVKLIAIHTPSYSGSMVTGYDNAISAMVKALAKKGEPSEKLNIFTGWVNPGDVSEIKHILSEMQVDGNILLDTETFDSPIMPDKSAFAYGNTTIEDIADSANALGSIALSRYEGANAAAFLKEKFDVPSIVTPTPIGINNTDIFLKNISELTGKPIPESLVIERGKAIDAIVDLAHMFFANKKVAIFGNPDLVFGLAQFCLECELEPVLLMLGDDNTSYKKDPRLKELEEKANCDIQVIWNSDLWELESRIKNKTIDIDLILGHSKGRYIAIDNDIPMVRVGFPTFDRAGLWKYPVIGYKGAEWLAENIANTIFASMENKHDREWIINVW
- the vnfD gene encoding nitrogenase vanadium-iron protein, alpha chain — translated: MPLKLFCCDECIPERKNHVYIKEEGEDTTDFLPLSNIDTIAGSLSERGCSYCGAKLVIGGVIKDCIQMIHGPVGCAYDTWHTKRYPSDNDNFQLKYIWSSDTKEKHIVFGAEKQLKKAIMEAFQEFPEIKRMFVYTTCTTALIGDNPKAVCREVQEELEDVDIFVVECPGFAGVSQSKGHHELNIGWMRDKIGTLEPEITSEYTINVIGDYNIQGDTYVLQKYLDKMGIQVIAHFTGNVTYDQLRCMHRAKLNVVNCARSAGYIANELKRVYDIPRMDVDTWGFEYVKVALRKIGAFFGLEDKAEEVIAEEVAKYEGKLDWYKERLKGKQICIWTGGPRLWHWTKALEDDLGMEVVAMSSKFGHQEDFEKVIARGRIGTIYIDDGNELEFFEVLDNIHADLIFTGPRVGDLVKKLHIPYINGHAYHNGPYMGFEGAVNMARDMYNAIYSPMWKLAGKDPRETDSPMWSLTEKDSGVVQES
- the vnfG gene encoding V-containing nitrogenase subunit delta, which translates into the protein MNEKIEEITALIQERCLWQFFSRSWDREENIEGIMTMTGKILNGEKINLVTPADKAFYSDAKNLAADIQNKMPWISELDKSGILELVEGVKKRLLHITVKKSRNCELNLPNY
- a CDS encoding nitrogenase component 1; translation: MAGIANESIVFFGNLSELYQLAKEGKIDTKLQGSHTRPCKFWTAMKILSGIKNAVVIAHGPSGCAFGVKQTYKLTNCRNSGSPYESVITTNINEKAVVYGGERELKGSILEVDSKYKPDIIFVATSCATGIIGDYVDAIVNRVRPKINAKIMAVHCEGFAGEYRSGFDLVFRQIVQLMDKPDSESRAALASSVNIVGGKMGPERTEIDTDVKELRRLIEGMGANVNAIIAGNCSLEEIRRAPGVAVNCTLCLDLGYAIGREMLDQFDTPLNSTILPYGISATERWLSEAAKYLHMEAEAETLIKREYEAIRVEFEEAKKHLAGKLAIVEGHDAIKALSIAHMLERDFDMRVVIYNFHPWSTEARETSIDYLLETGLDPEILITKGTLAFGKYEAMLQTENELLEYLGDMSPERTVYFGSSMSFPNIPVVDLNAILNRPRFGYMGALKVAKCICTALEYSFRPRSWVMKKMVFPENSGLCSAQSLTPKLAQELPDCTIYAGKGRGKCMMS